The Osmia bicornis bicornis chromosome 12, iOsmBic2.1, whole genome shotgun sequence genome includes a region encoding these proteins:
- the LOC114876584 gene encoding transcription factor hamlet-like isoform X1: MKGLDLSRPVVDYNKMNGSSDEGESTSGTSAGGGTGIGENTEMEENGSIRAGSNSSGIGSQVYRELKSLHSNSTTGHDLSQDYNQQSRPSYQRGYSPAMDKQQQHYEKERHRTASSKEEEKCSWDYLEKSDRKEYSRSRESSYRNEAYQDSMKQEQKEQSNREWVSPVPEVEVGGSSTDPQVRARKDIPRGARFGPFLGKWASEPFNPRYAWEVRTAGSGVRGWLDASHETNNWLKYIRSANSPHAVNMRHVLIGGQMVYEAVRDIAAGEELLLGVREPLQLQDMLGENTTEDRSDRETASQHSGTVDEDKEDEEEGETRCTVCDKPFQDIELLDSHLVSCHRYPAEQHRCDTCPRAYAWRPLLVRHRAIVHGDLRNYPCENCPKSDKPQVFTDPSNLQRHIRTHHVGARSHACTECGKTFATSSGLKQHTHIHSSVKPFQCEVCLKAYTQFSNLCRHKRMHADCRMQIKCAKCGQSFSTVTSLSKHKRFCDSTPPTGPPGAMPQLPTSAPSPFLVYRPPVSLPGSLPYYPSSLMGPYPGIFPNAPHFLNTPLLFPPKVEEAEKRSDSPKKERFTPPRVLPQHSKVSPSTAEEATSSFRPSPARPPVQPTPESDDDPSKKRKVGGNNEKKVDSEHNSTNANEETTDQPLDLRVQTKKQKTTANTAERNNHSPSPVPAPMEEAPPPPEPPKPEEEVHAPIDVDTKDVPSSLQLRTSLPEQPVTNTPPHMAYPRPIHPMFLEAMYRGPTGSFPGFPGGPPPGSGTPESRLLPPLQPFEPPRGLPFLGTFMNGLSGARPGGGGFDLLARPPLGPFPGVKPFQEAVIAPHHHHHPHHAHGKMKDRYSCKFCGKVFPRSANLTRHLRTHTGEQPYKCKYCERSFSISSNLQRHVRNIHDKQRPFKCPLCERCFGQQTNLDRHLKKHEADDGSGVVSVADSPGSSNENEREDTYFDEIRSFMGKVTYGGEAGYGLPPHPAYLPSRLHEMHESKMETEYDEDEDSEEGVSPLDETDGLSPVEAKESTPPPQYDLKLREKQEMLNNNTAEPVIEIST; the protein is encoded by the exons ATGAAAGGTCTCGATTTGTCCCGGCCCGTGGTCGACTACAACAAGATGAACG GAAGCAGCGACGAAGGCGAGTCGACGTCGGGCACGTCGGCTGGAGGAGGTACAGGAATCGGCGAAAACACGGAAATGGAGGAGAACGGGTCGATTCGTGCCGGTAGCAACAGTTCCGGCATCGGCAGTCAGGTGTACAGGGAGCTGAAGAGCCTGCACTCCAACTCCACCACCGGCCACGATTTGTCGCAGGATTACAATCAGCAATCGAGGCCGTCCTATCAACGAGGTTACTCGCCCGCCATGGACAAGCAACAGCAACACTACGAGAAGGAACGACATCGAACAGCCTCGTCgaaggaggaagaaaaatgttcGTGGGATTACTTGGAGAAGAGTGACAGAAAAGAGTACTCGAGATCGCGGGAGTCGTCGTACAGGAACGAAGCCTACC AGGACTCGATGAAGCAAGAGCAGAAGGAGCAATCGAATCGCGAATGGGTGTCACCGGTGCCGGAGGTCGAGGTGGGAGGCAGCTCGACCGATCCTCAGGTTCGAGCGCGAAAGGACATTCCACGGGGTGCAAGATTCGGCCCCTTTCTCGGCAAATGGGCGAGCGAACCTTTCAACCCCCGTTACGCATGGGAG gtTCGTACCGCTGGAAGTGGTGTCAGGGGGTGGTTGGACGCATCCCACGAAACGAACAACTGGCTGAAATACATTCGCAGCGCCAACAGTCCGCACGCGGTTAATATGCGGCACGTGCTGATCGGCGGACAG ATGGTGTACGAGGCCGTACGGGACATAGCGGCGGGTGAAGAGCTTCTTCTCGGTGTTCGAGAACCTCTTCAGCTGCAGGACATGCTTGGCGAAAATACGACCGAGGACAGAAGCGATAGAGAGACCG CCTCGCAACACAGCGGCACCGTTGACGAGGATAAAGAGGACGAGGAAGAGGGTGAGACCAGGTGCACCGTATGCGACAAGCCGTTTCAAGACATCGAGCT ATTGGACAGCCACCTGGTATCCTGTCACAGATATCCTGCGGAGCAACACCGCTGCGATACCTGTCCCCGTGCGTACGCCTGGCGACCTCTTCTAGTTCGTCATCGCGCGATCGTTCACGGTGATCTTCGAAATTATCCCTGTGAAAATTGTCCAAAG TCGGACAAACCGCAGGTCTTCACGGATCCTTCGAACCTGCAGCGTCACATCAGGACGCATCACGTGGGCGCGAGGAGTCACGCGTGCACCGAGTGCGGCAAAACGTTCGCCACCAGTTCCGGCCTGAAACAACACACCCATATCCACAGCAGCGTGAAACCGTTCCAGTGCGAGGTCTGCTTGAAGGCGTACACCCAGTTCTCTAATCTATGCCGGCACAAACGAATGCACGCGGACTGTCGCATGCAGATCAAGTGCGCTAAATGCGGACAGTCTTTCAGCACCGTCACCTCGTTGTCGAAGCACAAACGATTCTGTGATTCAACGCCACCGACCGGTCCACCAGGAGCCATGCCGCAGTTGCCGACCTCGGCACCGAGCCCTTTCCTCGTCTATCGACCTCCCGTCAGTCTACCGGGTAGTCTCCCATACTACCCGTCCAGTCTGATGGGCCCGTACCCAGGAATATTTCCAAACGCTCCACACTTCTTGAACACCCCACTGTTGTTCCCGCCTAAGGTTGAGGAAGCCGAGAAGAGAAGCGACAGTCCGAAGAAGGAACGTTTCACCCCGCCAAGGGTGCTACCCCAGCACAGCAAAGTTTCTCCATCCACCGCCGAAGAAGCTACTTCGTCGTTCAGACCCTCTCCAGCTAGACCGCCTGTCCAGCCTACTCCAGAGAGCGACGACGATCCCTCGAAGAAGCGAAAAGTTGGCGGAAACAACGAGAAAAAGGTGGACTCTGAGCATAATTCAACAAACGCGAACGAAGAGACGACAGATCAACCTCTGGATCTGAGAGTCCAaacgaagaaacaaaaaacaaCAGCGAATACCGCCGAGAGGAACAACCACAGTCCTTCGCCTGTTCCAGCACCGATGGAGGAAGCTCCACCGCCTCCTGAACCTCCCAAGCCCGAAGAAGAGGTCCACGCACCGATAGACGTCGATACCAAGGACGTACCCAGTAGTCTGCAACTGAGAACCAGTTTACCTGAACAACCGGTCACCAATACTCCGCCGCACATGGCTTACCCCAGACCCATTCATCCCATGTTTCTGGAGGCCATGTACCGCGGTCCAACGGGCAGTTTCCCAGGTTTTCCAGGCGGACCGCCTCCTGGAAGTGGCACGCCAGAGTCCAGGCTATTACCACCGCTCCAACCGTTCGAACCACCCCGTGGGCTTCCTTTTTTAGGGACGTTCATGAACGGGCTCAGCGGCGCTAGGCCAGGAGGCGGAGGATTCGACCTGCTTGCCAGGCCACCGTTGGGACCGTTCCCCGGTGTCAAGCCGTTTCAAGAAGCCGTAATCGCGCCCCATCACCATCACCATCCTCATCACGCTCACGGCAAGATGAAGGACCGATACTCCTGTAAGTTTTGTGGCAAGGTATTCCCCAGATCAGCCAATCTGACCAGACACCTGCGGACACATACCGGCGAGCAACCCTACAAGTGCAAGTACTGCGAGAGATCCTTCAGCATCTCCAGTAATCTCCAGAGACACGTTAGGAACATCCACGACAAACAGAGACCATTCAAGTGTCCCCTGTGCGAGAGATGTTTTGGGCAACAGACCAATTTGGATAGACACTTAAAGAAACACGAAGCTGACGACGGTAGCGGAGTCGTCTCTGTGGCTGATTCACCAGGTAGTAGTAACGAGAACGAACGCGAGGACACGTATTTCGACGAAATCAGGTCGTTCATGGGCAAGGTAACGTACGGTGGTGAAGCAGGTTACGGGCTACCCCCTCATCCTGCTTACCTACCCAGCAGACTACACGAAATGCACGAGTCCAAGATGGAAACCGAGTACGACGAGGACGAAGACAGCGAGGAAGGAGTGTCCCCTTTAGACGAAACCGATGGATTGTCCCCCGTCGAGGCCAAGGAATCCACCCCACCCCCGCAGTACGATCTGAAGCTGAGGGAGAAGCAAGAAATGCTCAATAACAACACCGCGGAACCGGTCATCGAAATTTCTACATAG
- the LOC114876584 gene encoding transcription factor hamlet-like isoform X3: protein MKGLDLSRPVVDYNKMNGSSDEGESTSGTSAGGGTGIGENTEMEENGSIRAGSNSSGIGSQVYRELKSLHSNSTTGHDLSQDYNQQSRPSYQRGYSPAMDKQQQHYEKERHRTASSKEEEKCSWDYLEKSDRKEYSRSRESSYRNEAYQDSMKQEQKEQSNREWVSPVPEVEVGGSSTDPQVRARKDIPRGARFGPFLGKWASEPFNPRYAWEVRTAGSGVRGWLDASHETNNWLKYIRSANSPHAVNMRHVLIGGQMVYEAVRDIAAGEELLLGVREPLQLQDMLGENTTEDRSDRETASQHSGTVDEDKEDEEEGETRCTVCDKPFQDIELLDSHLVSCHRYPAEQHRCDTCPRAYAWRPLLVRHRAIVHGDLRNYPCENCPKVFTDPSNLQRHIRTHHVGARSHACTECGKTFATSSGLKQHTHIHSSVKPFQCEVCLKAYTQFSNLCRHKRMHADCRMQIKCAKCGQSFSTVTSLSKHKRFCDSTPPTGPPGAMPQLPTSAPSPFLVYRPPVSLPGSLPYYPSSLMGPYPGIFPNAPHFLNTPLLFPPKVEEAEKRSDSPKKERFTPPRVLPQHSKVSPSTAEEATSSFRPSPARPPVQPTPESDDDPSKKRKVGGNNEKKVDSEHNSTNANEETTDQPLDLRVQTKKQKTTANTAERNNHSPSPVPAPMEEAPPPPEPPKPEEEVHAPIDVDTKDVPSSLQLRTSLPEQPVTNTPPHMAYPRPIHPMFLEAMYRGPTGSFPGFPGGPPPGSGTPESRLLPPLQPFEPPRGLPFLGTFMNGLSGARPGGGGFDLLARPPLGPFPGVKPFQEAVIAPHHHHHPHHAHGKMKDRYSCKFCGKVFPRSANLTRHLRTHTGEQPYKCKYCERSFSISSNLQRHVRNIHDKQRPFKCPLCERCFGQQTNLDRHLKKHEADDGSGVVSVADSPGSSNENEREDTYFDEIRSFMGKVTYGGEAGYGLPPHPAYLPSRLHEMHESKMETEYDEDEDSEEGVSPLDETDGLSPVEAKESTPPPQYDLKLREKQEMLNNNTAEPVIEIST from the exons ATGAAAGGTCTCGATTTGTCCCGGCCCGTGGTCGACTACAACAAGATGAACG GAAGCAGCGACGAAGGCGAGTCGACGTCGGGCACGTCGGCTGGAGGAGGTACAGGAATCGGCGAAAACACGGAAATGGAGGAGAACGGGTCGATTCGTGCCGGTAGCAACAGTTCCGGCATCGGCAGTCAGGTGTACAGGGAGCTGAAGAGCCTGCACTCCAACTCCACCACCGGCCACGATTTGTCGCAGGATTACAATCAGCAATCGAGGCCGTCCTATCAACGAGGTTACTCGCCCGCCATGGACAAGCAACAGCAACACTACGAGAAGGAACGACATCGAACAGCCTCGTCgaaggaggaagaaaaatgttcGTGGGATTACTTGGAGAAGAGTGACAGAAAAGAGTACTCGAGATCGCGGGAGTCGTCGTACAGGAACGAAGCCTACC AGGACTCGATGAAGCAAGAGCAGAAGGAGCAATCGAATCGCGAATGGGTGTCACCGGTGCCGGAGGTCGAGGTGGGAGGCAGCTCGACCGATCCTCAGGTTCGAGCGCGAAAGGACATTCCACGGGGTGCAAGATTCGGCCCCTTTCTCGGCAAATGGGCGAGCGAACCTTTCAACCCCCGTTACGCATGGGAG gtTCGTACCGCTGGAAGTGGTGTCAGGGGGTGGTTGGACGCATCCCACGAAACGAACAACTGGCTGAAATACATTCGCAGCGCCAACAGTCCGCACGCGGTTAATATGCGGCACGTGCTGATCGGCGGACAG ATGGTGTACGAGGCCGTACGGGACATAGCGGCGGGTGAAGAGCTTCTTCTCGGTGTTCGAGAACCTCTTCAGCTGCAGGACATGCTTGGCGAAAATACGACCGAGGACAGAAGCGATAGAGAGACCG CCTCGCAACACAGCGGCACCGTTGACGAGGATAAAGAGGACGAGGAAGAGGGTGAGACCAGGTGCACCGTATGCGACAAGCCGTTTCAAGACATCGAGCT ATTGGACAGCCACCTGGTATCCTGTCACAGATATCCTGCGGAGCAACACCGCTGCGATACCTGTCCCCGTGCGTACGCCTGGCGACCTCTTCTAGTTCGTCATCGCGCGATCGTTCACGGTGATCTTCGAAATTATCCCTGTGAAAATTGTCCAAAG GTCTTCACGGATCCTTCGAACCTGCAGCGTCACATCAGGACGCATCACGTGGGCGCGAGGAGTCACGCGTGCACCGAGTGCGGCAAAACGTTCGCCACCAGTTCCGGCCTGAAACAACACACCCATATCCACAGCAGCGTGAAACCGTTCCAGTGCGAGGTCTGCTTGAAGGCGTACACCCAGTTCTCTAATCTATGCCGGCACAAACGAATGCACGCGGACTGTCGCATGCAGATCAAGTGCGCTAAATGCGGACAGTCTTTCAGCACCGTCACCTCGTTGTCGAAGCACAAACGATTCTGTGATTCAACGCCACCGACCGGTCCACCAGGAGCCATGCCGCAGTTGCCGACCTCGGCACCGAGCCCTTTCCTCGTCTATCGACCTCCCGTCAGTCTACCGGGTAGTCTCCCATACTACCCGTCCAGTCTGATGGGCCCGTACCCAGGAATATTTCCAAACGCTCCACACTTCTTGAACACCCCACTGTTGTTCCCGCCTAAGGTTGAGGAAGCCGAGAAGAGAAGCGACAGTCCGAAGAAGGAACGTTTCACCCCGCCAAGGGTGCTACCCCAGCACAGCAAAGTTTCTCCATCCACCGCCGAAGAAGCTACTTCGTCGTTCAGACCCTCTCCAGCTAGACCGCCTGTCCAGCCTACTCCAGAGAGCGACGACGATCCCTCGAAGAAGCGAAAAGTTGGCGGAAACAACGAGAAAAAGGTGGACTCTGAGCATAATTCAACAAACGCGAACGAAGAGACGACAGATCAACCTCTGGATCTGAGAGTCCAaacgaagaaacaaaaaacaaCAGCGAATACCGCCGAGAGGAACAACCACAGTCCTTCGCCTGTTCCAGCACCGATGGAGGAAGCTCCACCGCCTCCTGAACCTCCCAAGCCCGAAGAAGAGGTCCACGCACCGATAGACGTCGATACCAAGGACGTACCCAGTAGTCTGCAACTGAGAACCAGTTTACCTGAACAACCGGTCACCAATACTCCGCCGCACATGGCTTACCCCAGACCCATTCATCCCATGTTTCTGGAGGCCATGTACCGCGGTCCAACGGGCAGTTTCCCAGGTTTTCCAGGCGGACCGCCTCCTGGAAGTGGCACGCCAGAGTCCAGGCTATTACCACCGCTCCAACCGTTCGAACCACCCCGTGGGCTTCCTTTTTTAGGGACGTTCATGAACGGGCTCAGCGGCGCTAGGCCAGGAGGCGGAGGATTCGACCTGCTTGCCAGGCCACCGTTGGGACCGTTCCCCGGTGTCAAGCCGTTTCAAGAAGCCGTAATCGCGCCCCATCACCATCACCATCCTCATCACGCTCACGGCAAGATGAAGGACCGATACTCCTGTAAGTTTTGTGGCAAGGTATTCCCCAGATCAGCCAATCTGACCAGACACCTGCGGACACATACCGGCGAGCAACCCTACAAGTGCAAGTACTGCGAGAGATCCTTCAGCATCTCCAGTAATCTCCAGAGACACGTTAGGAACATCCACGACAAACAGAGACCATTCAAGTGTCCCCTGTGCGAGAGATGTTTTGGGCAACAGACCAATTTGGATAGACACTTAAAGAAACACGAAGCTGACGACGGTAGCGGAGTCGTCTCTGTGGCTGATTCACCAGGTAGTAGTAACGAGAACGAACGCGAGGACACGTATTTCGACGAAATCAGGTCGTTCATGGGCAAGGTAACGTACGGTGGTGAAGCAGGTTACGGGCTACCCCCTCATCCTGCTTACCTACCCAGCAGACTACACGAAATGCACGAGTCCAAGATGGAAACCGAGTACGACGAGGACGAAGACAGCGAGGAAGGAGTGTCCCCTTTAGACGAAACCGATGGATTGTCCCCCGTCGAGGCCAAGGAATCCACCCCACCCCCGCAGTACGATCTGAAGCTGAGGGAGAAGCAAGAAATGCTCAATAACAACACCGCGGAACCGGTCATCGAAATTTCTACATAG
- the LOC114876584 gene encoding transcription factor hamlet-like isoform X4, whose protein sequence is MNNKAERSSDEGESTSGTSAGGGTGIGENTEMEENGSIRAGSNSSGIGSQVYRELKSLHSNSTTGHDLSQDYNQQSRPSYQRGYSPAMDKQQQHYEKERHRTASSKEEEKCSWDYLEKSDRKEYSRSRESSYRNEAYQDSMKQEQKEQSNREWVSPVPEVEVGGSSTDPQVRARKDIPRGARFGPFLGKWASEPFNPRYAWEVRTAGSGVRGWLDASHETNNWLKYIRSANSPHAVNMRHVLIGGQMVYEAVRDIAAGEELLLGVREPLQLQDMLGENTTEDRSDRETASQHSGTVDEDKEDEEEGETRCTVCDKPFQDIELLDSHLVSCHRYPAEQHRCDTCPRAYAWRPLLVRHRAIVHGDLRNYPCENCPKSDKPQVFTDPSNLQRHIRTHHVGARSHACTECGKTFATSSGLKQHTHIHSSVKPFQCEVCLKAYTQFSNLCRHKRMHADCRMQIKCAKCGQSFSTVTSLSKHKRFCDSTPPTGPPGAMPQLPTSAPSPFLVYRPPVSLPGSLPYYPSSLMGPYPGIFPNAPHFLNTPLLFPPKVEEAEKRSDSPKKERFTPPRVLPQHSKVSPSTAEEATSSFRPSPARPPVQPTPESDDDPSKKRKVGGNNEKKVDSEHNSTNANEETTDQPLDLRVQTKKQKTTANTAERNNHSPSPVPAPMEEAPPPPEPPKPEEEVHAPIDVDTKDVPSSLQLRTSLPEQPVTNTPPHMAYPRPIHPMFLEAMYRGPTGSFPGFPGGPPPGSGTPESRLLPPLQPFEPPRGLPFLGTFMNGLSGARPGGGGFDLLARPPLGPFPGVKPFQEAVIAPHHHHHPHHAHGKMKDRYSCKFCGKVFPRSANLTRHLRTHTGEQPYKCKYCERSFSISSNLQRHVRNIHDKQRPFKCPLCERCFGQQTNLDRHLKKHEADDGSGVVSVADSPGSSNENEREDTYFDEIRSFMGKVTYGGEAGYGLPPHPAYLPSRLHEMHESKMETEYDEDEDSEEGVSPLDETDGLSPVEAKESTPPPQYDLKLREKQEMLNNNTAEPVIEIST, encoded by the exons ATGAACAACAAAGCAGAAC GAAGCAGCGACGAAGGCGAGTCGACGTCGGGCACGTCGGCTGGAGGAGGTACAGGAATCGGCGAAAACACGGAAATGGAGGAGAACGGGTCGATTCGTGCCGGTAGCAACAGTTCCGGCATCGGCAGTCAGGTGTACAGGGAGCTGAAGAGCCTGCACTCCAACTCCACCACCGGCCACGATTTGTCGCAGGATTACAATCAGCAATCGAGGCCGTCCTATCAACGAGGTTACTCGCCCGCCATGGACAAGCAACAGCAACACTACGAGAAGGAACGACATCGAACAGCCTCGTCgaaggaggaagaaaaatgttcGTGGGATTACTTGGAGAAGAGTGACAGAAAAGAGTACTCGAGATCGCGGGAGTCGTCGTACAGGAACGAAGCCTACC AGGACTCGATGAAGCAAGAGCAGAAGGAGCAATCGAATCGCGAATGGGTGTCACCGGTGCCGGAGGTCGAGGTGGGAGGCAGCTCGACCGATCCTCAGGTTCGAGCGCGAAAGGACATTCCACGGGGTGCAAGATTCGGCCCCTTTCTCGGCAAATGGGCGAGCGAACCTTTCAACCCCCGTTACGCATGGGAG gtTCGTACCGCTGGAAGTGGTGTCAGGGGGTGGTTGGACGCATCCCACGAAACGAACAACTGGCTGAAATACATTCGCAGCGCCAACAGTCCGCACGCGGTTAATATGCGGCACGTGCTGATCGGCGGACAG ATGGTGTACGAGGCCGTACGGGACATAGCGGCGGGTGAAGAGCTTCTTCTCGGTGTTCGAGAACCTCTTCAGCTGCAGGACATGCTTGGCGAAAATACGACCGAGGACAGAAGCGATAGAGAGACCG CCTCGCAACACAGCGGCACCGTTGACGAGGATAAAGAGGACGAGGAAGAGGGTGAGACCAGGTGCACCGTATGCGACAAGCCGTTTCAAGACATCGAGCT ATTGGACAGCCACCTGGTATCCTGTCACAGATATCCTGCGGAGCAACACCGCTGCGATACCTGTCCCCGTGCGTACGCCTGGCGACCTCTTCTAGTTCGTCATCGCGCGATCGTTCACGGTGATCTTCGAAATTATCCCTGTGAAAATTGTCCAAAG TCGGACAAACCGCAGGTCTTCACGGATCCTTCGAACCTGCAGCGTCACATCAGGACGCATCACGTGGGCGCGAGGAGTCACGCGTGCACCGAGTGCGGCAAAACGTTCGCCACCAGTTCCGGCCTGAAACAACACACCCATATCCACAGCAGCGTGAAACCGTTCCAGTGCGAGGTCTGCTTGAAGGCGTACACCCAGTTCTCTAATCTATGCCGGCACAAACGAATGCACGCGGACTGTCGCATGCAGATCAAGTGCGCTAAATGCGGACAGTCTTTCAGCACCGTCACCTCGTTGTCGAAGCACAAACGATTCTGTGATTCAACGCCACCGACCGGTCCACCAGGAGCCATGCCGCAGTTGCCGACCTCGGCACCGAGCCCTTTCCTCGTCTATCGACCTCCCGTCAGTCTACCGGGTAGTCTCCCATACTACCCGTCCAGTCTGATGGGCCCGTACCCAGGAATATTTCCAAACGCTCCACACTTCTTGAACACCCCACTGTTGTTCCCGCCTAAGGTTGAGGAAGCCGAGAAGAGAAGCGACAGTCCGAAGAAGGAACGTTTCACCCCGCCAAGGGTGCTACCCCAGCACAGCAAAGTTTCTCCATCCACCGCCGAAGAAGCTACTTCGTCGTTCAGACCCTCTCCAGCTAGACCGCCTGTCCAGCCTACTCCAGAGAGCGACGACGATCCCTCGAAGAAGCGAAAAGTTGGCGGAAACAACGAGAAAAAGGTGGACTCTGAGCATAATTCAACAAACGCGAACGAAGAGACGACAGATCAACCTCTGGATCTGAGAGTCCAaacgaagaaacaaaaaacaaCAGCGAATACCGCCGAGAGGAACAACCACAGTCCTTCGCCTGTTCCAGCACCGATGGAGGAAGCTCCACCGCCTCCTGAACCTCCCAAGCCCGAAGAAGAGGTCCACGCACCGATAGACGTCGATACCAAGGACGTACCCAGTAGTCTGCAACTGAGAACCAGTTTACCTGAACAACCGGTCACCAATACTCCGCCGCACATGGCTTACCCCAGACCCATTCATCCCATGTTTCTGGAGGCCATGTACCGCGGTCCAACGGGCAGTTTCCCAGGTTTTCCAGGCGGACCGCCTCCTGGAAGTGGCACGCCAGAGTCCAGGCTATTACCACCGCTCCAACCGTTCGAACCACCCCGTGGGCTTCCTTTTTTAGGGACGTTCATGAACGGGCTCAGCGGCGCTAGGCCAGGAGGCGGAGGATTCGACCTGCTTGCCAGGCCACCGTTGGGACCGTTCCCCGGTGTCAAGCCGTTTCAAGAAGCCGTAATCGCGCCCCATCACCATCACCATCCTCATCACGCTCACGGCAAGATGAAGGACCGATACTCCTGTAAGTTTTGTGGCAAGGTATTCCCCAGATCAGCCAATCTGACCAGACACCTGCGGACACATACCGGCGAGCAACCCTACAAGTGCAAGTACTGCGAGAGATCCTTCAGCATCTCCAGTAATCTCCAGAGACACGTTAGGAACATCCACGACAAACAGAGACCATTCAAGTGTCCCCTGTGCGAGAGATGTTTTGGGCAACAGACCAATTTGGATAGACACTTAAAGAAACACGAAGCTGACGACGGTAGCGGAGTCGTCTCTGTGGCTGATTCACCAGGTAGTAGTAACGAGAACGAACGCGAGGACACGTATTTCGACGAAATCAGGTCGTTCATGGGCAAGGTAACGTACGGTGGTGAAGCAGGTTACGGGCTACCCCCTCATCCTGCTTACCTACCCAGCAGACTACACGAAATGCACGAGTCCAAGATGGAAACCGAGTACGACGAGGACGAAGACAGCGAGGAAGGAGTGTCCCCTTTAGACGAAACCGATGGATTGTCCCCCGTCGAGGCCAAGGAATCCACCCCACCCCCGCAGTACGATCTGAAGCTGAGGGAGAAGCAAGAAATGCTCAATAACAACACCGCGGAACCGGTCATCGAAATTTCTACATAG